From the Desertibacillus haloalkaliphilus genome, one window contains:
- a CDS encoding adenylate/guanylate cyclase domain-containing protein, giving the protein MRKVIAMIAIFLFVSTIYYTNEFYIPSNALTDRFVHEPRETDPSIKILAIDDESLAEVGRWPWPRDILAEVTDELVNHGATGVFVDVLYTEHSENPAEDEAWQQVLDQHDNVFLPVYFQFDPIQESSDRLTYERINKPIYDVNMERLGHINAWDSIDRVVREVLLGIHVNGDSIIPAMSVRLANLHLEESEQINWNANNEWFYGDELIKTTPYSEAYFSYASRPTLPTFDTYSVSQLINGEVDYRYFKDALVLIGPYSLGLHDLVHVPNSRAEMFGVEVHANMLQSLLDRSILQDVSKAIGIVIILLVTVLAYIMMDRINAKWAIITCIGFIVSYLLLFNTVLKNFQLILPLFYVLLAIVLVYVTSVVSHYLRERHERNRVTGIFGRYVSKSVVTEILANQDEIKLGGERKEVTLLFVDIRGFTTLSENIEPEEVIEILNEYLDLCTKAIFTYEGTLDKFIGDGVMAIYGAPVSQDDHARRAVQSALEMKKKASELATKLEERYGHNVQFGVGINSGPAVIGNIGSKERLEYTAIGDTVNLAARLESNAKPGQILISEDTYELVKGDFQVERLDAIRVKGKEKKVNLYEVKGENE; this is encoded by the coding sequence TTGAGGAAAGTAATTGCAATGATAGCTATATTTCTGTTTGTATCGACTATTTATTATACAAATGAGTTTTATATACCTTCTAATGCCTTAACCGATAGATTTGTACATGAACCGCGTGAAACAGATCCGTCTATCAAAATATTAGCAATTGATGATGAGAGTTTAGCAGAGGTTGGGCGATGGCCATGGCCACGTGATATTTTGGCAGAAGTTACAGATGAGCTTGTCAATCATGGAGCTACCGGTGTATTTGTTGATGTCTTATATACAGAGCATAGTGAAAATCCAGCTGAGGATGAAGCTTGGCAGCAAGTGCTTGACCAACATGATAATGTGTTTTTGCCGGTTTACTTTCAATTCGACCCTATTCAGGAGAGTAGTGATCGTCTAACATATGAGCGAATAAATAAGCCGATCTATGATGTGAATATGGAGCGCTTAGGCCATATTAATGCCTGGGATAGTATCGATAGAGTCGTTCGTGAAGTGTTATTAGGTATCCACGTTAATGGTGATTCGATTATCCCGGCAATGAGTGTGAGGCTCGCAAACCTTCATTTAGAAGAAAGTGAGCAGATTAATTGGAATGCAAATAATGAATGGTTCTACGGAGATGAACTAATAAAAACAACTCCTTACAGTGAAGCTTACTTTTCTTATGCATCAAGACCGACATTACCTACGTTTGATACATATTCGGTTAGTCAGCTAATTAATGGTGAGGTTGACTATCGTTATTTTAAGGATGCGCTTGTATTGATTGGTCCATATTCTCTAGGGTTACATGATTTAGTTCATGTACCGAATAGTCGAGCTGAAATGTTTGGAGTTGAGGTCCATGCTAATATGCTTCAAAGTTTATTAGATCGATCCATTTTACAAGATGTATCAAAAGCTATAGGTATTGTGATTATTCTTCTTGTAACAGTGCTCGCTTATATAATGATGGACCGTATAAATGCGAAGTGGGCAATTATCACCTGTATTGGTTTTATTGTTTCCTACCTTTTATTATTCAACACGGTATTAAAGAATTTTCAACTCATTCTACCATTGTTCTATGTATTACTAGCGATCGTTCTTGTCTATGTTACATCAGTTGTGTCTCACTATTTACGAGAACGGCATGAACGAAATCGGGTCACTGGAATTTTTGGTCGTTATGTTTCGAAAAGCGTTGTAACAGAAATTTTGGCAAATCAAGATGAGATTAAGCTTGGCGGTGAACGTAAGGAAGTCACCTTACTGTTTGTTGATATCCGTGGTTTTACGACGTTATCGGAGAATATTGAACCAGAAGAAGTGATCGAGATCTTAAATGAGTACTTAGATTTATGTACAAAAGCTATTTTCACCTATGAAGGGACGCTTGATAAATTTATCGGCGATGGTGTAATGGCGATTTATGGGGCCCCTGTTTCACAAGATGACCATGCAAGGCGAGCGGTTCAATCAGCGTTAGAGATGAAGAAAAAAGCTAGTGAGTTAGCAACAAAACTAGAGGAGCGATACGGTCATAATGTCCAATTTGGAGTAGGGATTAATAGTGGACCAGCTGTTATTGGAAACATTGGGTCAAAGGAGAGACTTGAGTATACAGCGATTGGTGATACCGTAAATCTGGCAGCGCGACTAGAGTCAAATGCTAAGCCGGGACAAATCTTAATTAGTGAAGATACATATGAACTAGTAAAAGGTGACTTTCAGGTTGAACGATTAGACGCAATTCGTGTGAAAGGGAAAGAGAAAAAGGTCAACTTATATGAAGTGAAGGGGGAGAACGAGTGA
- a CDS encoding Ig-like domain-containing protein, whose translation MKITRVLFIASLLFVCAFLIPNLTVAAGGKTTLTEVNGEVFVTKAGAKQEIKADEGMAIQLGDSIRTGVESSVKLNFGTERQATLGELGKVTISELSTVENEAEVHIFTTEDGQKVAVKHESGSLWSKIKSFFGSDEHHRVETSTSILGVRGTLFLTVVDYEDEQLSVLDGVVGIERVRGTDYSDPASEPRVTPSQQVSLTDEQATEPTTIDYEQTFERLQPELIVEIVTDTVEAAEERVEQSERELEELDDQERAKEALEQAANAELVSAIAERVVEEASRSTKNQEIEQLLEQREQSVQQLEERATETRQRSEENRQQAEDKAREQGVSDDDITESTQETTEHVERVNESSRNSEPSSSSGSSRNSSSSGNNDNTSAIINVVDVKLDQRSLSLEPSEEKQLSVTFSPEDATNKALEWESSNDDVVTVTEGGKLTAIAEGTAIISVTTSDGGYRDEVQVTVLMQDRLITTIPEVNGVTFEYEGDVTNSVGARFNITDLKVGDEPIAEDIAYYFFEVTESIPTLDNITEEHVITFSSDGRTWMSGVEGETADVYISLVLVDENINPIGHYLEKKELTQQKVTKSEEISEVRYGVDITRDEGESRITVDASEIFSIDEVDSYLILDRFYYSDYFPFEINTVLEGHHFLYQRTPLVFQNPNYEEFILVFFNDSLEAIYYYTGSIERIEQGSRSMIEEIIDDPIEEHVLQNTNIDDVIEEFVLFDSQIEVTRDNIMSIEWNEDPKEPKLTIYLDEPISLENNFIKSVKYVEDVIQFADSDSSLLSTFEAGDFDLMFLVDKIVRHSSGEEVPQSRYSAGEILAEIAWRNDLENFNEANINQYLEAIVIHQDEITNMSELQQIIDENNINIDDLLQSAINDANELLDNYHLEPYDPNTDIYNHLLDSIVQAQNLLNNTEATYDQKKAALNQLEDAKSNLENTVVNVGAPSFTYDFNGFEDLLVSENWVSKTIPLESYIEGEGITFSVTVSNADVIDASIDEQLLSLVKDYDVQVKASEIITVDLTAENDQGKLVDSFEIRFFPQVLNLEALKDDRGTLIKWKDSTMNGVDGYVIFRGPNEEMDDAEVISGTIQSGLEHYLDTDLQEDEEYYYFVRPLIGDKVELRGDVISLKETAGRNLASSLSILYAFATSDEGTFDLLRIQELIEEAEESIEVALEVGWEWSEIKELEEYSYLEISKDKLGGLQPLQTPSNLITEGTHITWDKVENATEYRLSIYKKVEEDDYSDAIYIEDRTVYQQPDETTASYDLGQRGLEEGKYQVRVTAIGDGVDYSFSQASSFSGIDILIDEGE comes from the coding sequence GTGAAAATAACAAGGGTCTTATTCATTGCAAGTCTATTGTTTGTATGTGCATTTTTAATTCCCAACCTTACAGTTGCAGCAGGTGGAAAGACAACACTAACGGAGGTTAATGGCGAAGTCTTCGTCACAAAGGCTGGAGCAAAACAAGAAATAAAAGCTGATGAAGGGATGGCGATTCAGCTTGGGGATTCAATTCGAACAGGTGTTGAATCGTCTGTAAAGCTTAACTTTGGAACGGAGCGTCAAGCGACGTTAGGTGAGCTTGGTAAAGTAACAATATCAGAACTATCAACAGTTGAAAATGAAGCCGAAGTTCATATTTTCACAACTGAGGACGGTCAGAAAGTGGCTGTTAAACATGAGTCAGGAAGTCTATGGAGTAAGATCAAAAGCTTCTTTGGTTCAGATGAACACCACAGGGTTGAAACATCAACTTCGATACTGGGTGTTCGCGGAACATTATTTCTAACTGTCGTCGATTATGAAGATGAGCAATTAAGTGTTCTTGATGGGGTAGTTGGGATTGAACGTGTAAGAGGAACGGACTATTCGGATCCAGCCTCAGAGCCAAGAGTCACACCGAGCCAGCAGGTATCATTGACTGATGAACAAGCGACAGAACCAACTACGATTGATTATGAACAAACCTTTGAGAGGCTACAGCCTGAATTAATTGTAGAGATTGTGACTGATACTGTTGAGGCAGCCGAGGAAAGGGTTGAGCAATCTGAAAGAGAACTAGAAGAGTTGGATGATCAAGAGCGTGCAAAAGAAGCGCTAGAGCAAGCAGCTAACGCCGAATTAGTTTCAGCAATTGCTGAGCGTGTGGTAGAAGAAGCGAGTAGGTCAACGAAAAATCAAGAAATAGAACAACTTCTCGAACAACGAGAGCAATCCGTTCAGCAACTAGAAGAGCGTGCAACAGAAACGAGACAACGGTCAGAAGAGAATCGACAGCAAGCTGAAGATAAAGCAAGAGAGCAAGGTGTGAGCGATGATGATATTACTGAGTCAACTCAAGAAACAACAGAGCATGTTGAGCGTGTGAATGAGTCATCCCGAAACTCTGAGCCTTCTTCATCAAGTGGTTCATCTAGAAACAGTAGCAGTAGCGGGAACAATGATAATACTAGTGCTATCATAAATGTTGTTGATGTCAAACTTGATCAACGTTCATTATCGTTAGAACCTAGTGAAGAAAAACAGTTATCGGTAACCTTTAGCCCAGAAGATGCAACAAATAAGGCGCTTGAATGGGAGTCTAGTAATGATGATGTCGTTACGGTTACTGAGGGCGGAAAATTAACTGCAATAGCAGAGGGAACAGCGATAATATCAGTTACGACAAGTGATGGCGGATACAGAGATGAAGTACAAGTTACTGTTTTAATGCAAGATAGACTAATTACGACAATACCTGAAGTTAACGGTGTAACTTTTGAGTATGAAGGGGATGTAACAAATAGTGTTGGGGCTAGGTTTAATATAACTGACCTAAAGGTTGGTGATGAACCGATAGCTGAAGACATTGCTTATTACTTTTTTGAAGTAACTGAATCTATTCCAACTCTAGACAATATTACCGAAGAACATGTAATTACTTTTAGTAGTGACGGTAGGACATGGATGTCTGGAGTCGAAGGTGAGACTGCTGATGTCTATATCAGTCTCGTACTAGTTGATGAAAATATCAACCCAATCGGGCATTACTTAGAGAAGAAAGAACTAACCCAACAAAAAGTTACAAAATCAGAAGAGATTAGCGAAGTTCGTTATGGAGTGGATATTACTAGGGATGAAGGTGAATCTAGGATAACTGTCGATGCAAGTGAAATTTTCAGTATCGATGAAGTTGATTCGTATTTAATATTGGACCGATTCTACTATTCAGATTACTTTCCATTTGAGATTAATACCGTTTTAGAAGGTCATCATTTTCTTTATCAACGTACGCCGTTAGTATTTCAAAACCCTAATTACGAAGAATTTATACTCGTATTCTTTAATGATAGCCTTGAGGCAATTTATTATTATACAGGATCAATAGAGAGGATAGAACAAGGGAGTCGGTCAATGATTGAAGAGATCATTGACGATCCGATTGAAGAGCATGTGCTTCAAAATACAAATATTGACGATGTCATTGAAGAATTCGTTCTATTTGATAGTCAAATAGAAGTTACAAGGGACAATATTATGTCGATTGAATGGAATGAAGATCCTAAAGAACCTAAGCTAACTATATATCTAGATGAACCAATATCACTAGAGAATAACTTCATAAAATCCGTGAAGTATGTAGAGGATGTTATTCAATTTGCTGACTCTGACTCAAGCTTACTGAGTACATTTGAAGCCGGAGATTTTGATTTGATGTTTTTAGTTGATAAGATCGTACGGCACTCTTCTGGAGAGGAAGTACCCCAAAGCCGCTATAGTGCCGGAGAAATACTAGCTGAGATTGCTTGGAGAAATGATTTAGAAAACTTTAATGAAGCTAACATTAATCAGTATCTAGAAGCGATTGTCATTCATCAGGATGAGATCACTAATATGAGTGAGCTACAACAGATTATTGATGAAAATAATATTAATATAGATGACTTATTACAATCTGCTATTAATGATGCAAATGAACTCCTAGATAATTATCATCTAGAACCATATGACCCTAATACAGACATATACAATCATTTATTAGATTCAATTGTTCAAGCTCAAAATTTATTAAATAACACTGAAGCGACTTATGATCAGAAAAAAGCAGCTTTAAATCAATTAGAAGATGCGAAATCTAATTTGGAAAATACCGTTGTTAATGTTGGGGCACCAAGTTTTACGTATGACTTTAATGGATTTGAAGATCTGCTAGTCTCTGAAAATTGGGTATCAAAAACTATCCCTTTAGAGTCATATATAGAAGGTGAGGGGATAACATTTTCAGTTACAGTTTCTAATGCTGACGTTATAGATGCTTCAATTGATGAACAACTTTTATCTTTGGTAAAGGATTATGATGTCCAAGTTAAGGCTAGTGAGATCATTACGGTTGATTTAACGGCAGAAAATGATCAAGGAAAATTAGTTGATAGTTTTGAGATACGATTCTTTCCACAAGTATTAAATCTAGAGGCTCTAAAAGATGACAGAGGAACCTTGATAAAATGGAAAGATAGTACAATGAATGGCGTAGATGGCTATGTCATTTTCCGTGGACCTAATGAAGAAATGGATGATGCTGAAGTTATATCTGGAACAATCCAGTCCGGGTTGGAACATTACCTAGATACAGACTTACAAGAGGATGAAGAGTATTATTATTTTGTACGTCCCTTAATTGGAGACAAAGTTGAATTACGAGGAGATGTTATTAGTTTAAAGGAAACAGCTGGAAGAAATTTAGCTTCAAGTCTAAGCATTTTATATGCTTTTGCAACGAGTGATGAAGGTACGTTTGATTTACTTAGGATTCAAGAATTGATCGAAGAGGCTGAAGAAAGTATAGAAGTAGCCTTAGAAGTGGGTTGGGAATGGTCTGAAATAAAGGAGTTGGAAGAATATAGTTATCTAGAAATTTCGAAGGATAAGCTAGGTGGCTTACAACCATTACAAACACCTTCTAACTTAATCACAGAAGGGACTCATATAACCTGGGATAAAGTAGAAAATGCTACCGAATATAGGTTGTCAATTTATAAAAAAGTAGAAGAAGATGATTACAGCGATGCGATTTATATTGAAGATAGGACCGTGTATCAGCAGCCGGATGAAACAACAGCTTCATATGATTTAGGTCAAAGAGGTCTAGAAGAAGGCAAGTACCAGGTGAGGGTAACTGCAATCGGGGATGGTGTTGATTATTCATTCTCTCAGGCTTCAAGTTTTTCAGGGATTGATATTTTAATTGATGAAGGTGAGTAG
- a CDS encoding stalk domain-containing protein, which produces MKHITILLFILLLLVPSFTALAAKTPATVETYAGTGVLGLKDGDRLESQFRFPSFAAVAEDGTVFVSDSKNHLVRKISEDGSVSTVGGVTSELNDYGEPAGGFVDGESGEAMFNEPQGIAVDANDVVYVADSKNGAIRVIENNQVSTLIDGLELPTGLVVNGDGELYVTETLAHRVIKISTNGAKTIVAGGDYEKRDDWLLGGYQDGAAEVAQFNEPTGLALAADDTLYVADTGNQRIRSISAGGLVETVAGTGTETVADTTYFVGGFENGPADQARFRSPHGIAITSAGELYVADTLNHQIRTISDDEVNTFAGTSEYGFTNEIESRASFDHPHDVLIVDNGTVIVVDYWNHSLRSIEPYTLPNGLTNDINVVWDDEVMAFDVEPQLVNNRTMLPIRQIAEAFDYQVVWNQAEKTITFINGEKTITMKIGEKTIDGDVRSDIDIAPFIVEGRTLAPLRFVSEAFEKDVIWISDLKTVLIR; this is translated from the coding sequence ATGAAACATATAACAATTTTACTTTTTATACTACTTCTGCTAGTGCCGAGCTTTACAGCACTGGCAGCAAAAACCCCTGCAACGGTTGAAACATATGCAGGCACGGGGGTATTAGGTTTAAAGGATGGAGATCGACTTGAATCGCAGTTTCGTTTCCCGTCGTTTGCTGCTGTTGCTGAGGACGGTACGGTTTTTGTATCAGACAGTAAAAATCATTTGGTTCGAAAGATTAGTGAGGATGGCTCGGTTTCAACAGTTGGCGGTGTGACATCTGAGCTAAATGACTATGGCGAGCCCGCAGGTGGTTTTGTTGATGGTGAATCTGGAGAAGCGATGTTCAATGAACCACAAGGAATTGCAGTAGATGCAAATGATGTTGTATATGTAGCAGATTCAAAAAATGGCGCCATACGTGTCATCGAAAATAATCAAGTAAGCACACTTATTGATGGACTTGAGTTACCGACTGGACTAGTGGTCAATGGCGACGGTGAGTTGTACGTGACAGAAACGTTAGCGCATCGTGTGATTAAAATTAGCACTAATGGTGCAAAAACGATTGTAGCTGGTGGTGACTACGAAAAACGTGATGATTGGTTACTTGGTGGCTATCAAGATGGTGCGGCAGAAGTAGCGCAATTTAATGAGCCAACAGGTCTAGCGCTAGCTGCTGATGATACGCTATATGTCGCAGATACGGGGAATCAGCGGATTCGTTCAATTTCTGCAGGGGGGCTGGTCGAGACCGTAGCTGGTACGGGAACAGAGACTGTAGCCGATACAACTTATTTTGTTGGTGGCTTTGAAAATGGACCAGCTGACCAAGCACGTTTTCGCTCACCGCATGGAATTGCGATCACGAGTGCAGGGGAGTTATATGTAGCCGATACTCTTAATCACCAAATTCGAACCATTTCGGATGATGAAGTAAATACTTTCGCTGGTACATCAGAGTATGGGTTTACCAATGAAATTGAGTCACGAGCGAGCTTCGATCATCCTCATGATGTTTTAATTGTAGATAATGGTACGGTCATCGTTGTTGATTATTGGAATCATTCCTTACGGTCAATTGAACCGTACACCTTACCAAACGGGTTAACGAATGACATTAACGTTGTTTGGGATGATGAGGTGATGGCGTTTGATGTTGAGCCACAGCTAGTTAATAACCGGACGATGCTGCCGATTCGTCAAATCGCTGAAGCGTTTGACTATCAAGTTGTTTGGAATCAGGCGGAAAAAACAATCACATTTATTAATGGTGAAAAGACGATCACGATGAAAATTGGTGAGAAAACGATCGATGGAGATGTTAGATCTGATATCGATATTGCACCATTCATTGTTGAGGGACGAACGCTTGCACCGCTACGTTTTGTCTCTGAAGCGTTTGAGAAAGATGTAATCTGGATTAGCGATTTGAAGACTGTTCTGATTCGTTAG
- a CDS encoding copper amine oxidase N-terminal domain-containing protein, which yields MRHFIKGFLALALILSVIIPVNSGLAAANPSIVIDGEQVKTDVGATIEDGRVLVPLRLVSESLGQDVKWNQQAKTVTVTDAETTVELTIGSATAVVNGEATSIDVPATLKQNRTLVPLRFLIEANGQAVSWDNQEKIVTVSTNGEVVTGVEVDGDAFLEKSLEVELNSFSTEMEIEQIMNVANESITMDMAMNLDVVVDPFGMYEYVVADVEGESIVTESYYTEDGFYSYNEFIDTWIKFEGEFYEDLIQLSDMQLDPTAQLEMIDKYFDDYRVWDEGDIYRMTVTMSEDGYQEMLDEILELLFAGLEDDFLGEMGGELYDQLRINDMSYTFTFDKETLYPLDYEAQADLEISIEGENMQIIQSMTGSYSNINQVEEIVVPDEVLEAVQSIEDAFGEELYEFEEEIEVEFE from the coding sequence ATGAGACATTTTATAAAAGGCTTTTTAGCATTAGCGCTAATTTTATCAGTAATCATTCCAGTGAATAGCGGGTTAGCTGCAGCAAATCCATCAATCGTAATTGATGGGGAACAAGTTAAGACAGATGTAGGCGCGACAATTGAGGATGGAAGAGTGTTAGTACCACTCCGTCTCGTATCTGAGTCACTTGGTCAGGACGTTAAGTGGAATCAGCAAGCGAAGACGGTGACTGTGACAGATGCTGAGACAACTGTTGAATTAACGATTGGTTCTGCTACAGCGGTCGTTAATGGAGAGGCAACATCAATTGATGTTCCTGCTACGCTAAAACAAAATCGGACACTAGTACCACTTCGTTTCCTGATTGAAGCTAATGGGCAAGCGGTAAGTTGGGATAATCAAGAAAAAATTGTAACTGTTTCAACGAATGGAGAAGTGGTGACGGGTGTAGAAGTTGATGGCGATGCATTTCTAGAGAAGTCACTTGAGGTTGAGTTAAATAGCTTTTCTACGGAAATGGAAATCGAACAAATCATGAATGTAGCAAATGAAAGCATAACGATGGACATGGCAATGAACCTTGATGTCGTTGTGGACCCATTTGGTATGTATGAGTATGTGGTCGCTGACGTTGAAGGTGAGTCGATTGTTACCGAATCATATTATACAGAGGATGGTTTCTATTCTTACAACGAATTTATTGATACTTGGATCAAATTTGAAGGCGAATTTTACGAAGATTTAATTCAACTGTCTGATATGCAATTAGATCCGACTGCGCAATTAGAAATGATCGATAAATATTTTGATGATTATAGAGTGTGGGATGAAGGTGATATCTATCGCATGACGGTAACGATGTCTGAAGATGGTTATCAAGAGATGCTAGATGAAATTCTCGAGCTGCTATTTGCAGGTTTAGAAGATGACTTTCTAGGTGAAATGGGTGGCGAATTGTATGATCAATTGCGAATTAATGATATGAGTTATACATTTACATTCGATAAAGAAACCCTATACCCACTTGACTATGAGGCGCAAGCAGATTTAGAAATCTCTATTGAAGGCGAGAATATGCAAATCATCCAATCGATGACAGGCAGCTATTCAAACATTAATCAAGTTGAAGAGATCGTCGTGCCAGACGAAGTGCTAGAAGCGGTACAATCAATTGAAGATGCTTTTGGTGAAGAGCTTTACGAATTTGAAGAAGAGATTGAGGTTGAGTTTGAATAA
- a CDS encoding stalk domain-containing protein — translation MKRPFLHLFMFITIISLLVPTSGALAQQISVYIDSEQQQYDQPPIIKNGFTLVPLRGIFEALDASVDWNQSQQVVTAKKGQTDISLQIGSSVAFVNGTVVHLQQPAEIVNNRTLVPLRFVSESLGAKVSWNNTTKTVAITTLNAQHGSSNDRDNQTENSQEVTVNGIEIGDLQSSVIARFGEPERSTKSEYGFTWLTYHDNYRDYFQVGVENGRVVALYTNADLIESNTGISLRLPKSAVVDHYGQSLTYILKGNTKYQYQSTQERGLYDLGDSFATVFYDIHNDHKLTAIQLVAKDVELGLRDFHGKANDELRDSFEEQLFDLTNALRVRENIPALVWDDHAASVAREHSADMASQQYFSHTSLNGQSPFDRLANAGISYRTAGENLAKGQISAIFAHEGLMNSSGHRRNIVNENYQRLGVGVAFEGNVPYFTEKFYTP, via the coding sequence ATGAAAAGACCTTTTCTGCATTTATTCATGTTCATCACAATTATTAGTTTACTAGTCCCAACTTCTGGGGCTTTGGCACAGCAAATCTCTGTATACATCGATTCTGAGCAGCAACAGTATGACCAGCCGCCAATTATTAAAAATGGATTTACACTCGTACCGTTACGCGGTATTTTTGAAGCGTTAGATGCAAGTGTTGATTGGAATCAAAGTCAACAGGTCGTAACAGCGAAAAAGGGCCAAACGGATATTTCGCTTCAAATCGGATCGTCGGTCGCATTTGTAAATGGTACGGTTGTTCACTTGCAACAGCCAGCGGAGATTGTCAACAATCGTACACTCGTACCACTTCGGTTCGTGTCAGAATCATTAGGCGCCAAAGTGAGTTGGAATAATACGACGAAAACCGTTGCGATTACGACGTTGAATGCTCAACATGGTTCCTCAAACGATAGAGATAATCAGACTGAGAACTCTCAAGAGGTAACGGTGAATGGTATTGAGATCGGTGATCTGCAGTCATCCGTCATCGCTCGTTTTGGAGAGCCTGAGCGTTCAACAAAAAGTGAGTACGGGTTTACGTGGTTAACGTATCATGACAACTATCGTGACTACTTTCAAGTTGGTGTGGAGAATGGTAGGGTGGTAGCCTTGTATACGAATGCGGATTTGATTGAATCGAATACAGGTATTTCCCTTCGCTTACCTAAGTCTGCGGTTGTTGACCATTACGGCCAGTCACTGACATATATTTTAAAAGGCAATACGAAATATCAGTACCAGTCCACGCAAGAACGAGGGTTATATGATCTTGGAGATTCATTCGCAACCGTTTTTTATGACATTCATAACGATCATAAATTAACGGCGATACAGCTCGTAGCCAAGGATGTTGAACTTGGATTACGTGACTTTCATGGTAAGGCTAATGATGAACTAAGGGATAGTTTTGAAGAGCAATTGTTTGATTTAACGAATGCGCTGCGCGTTCGAGAAAACATACCTGCCTTAGTGTGGGATGATCATGCTGCTTCGGTTGCAAGAGAGCATAGTGCAGATATGGCATCACAACAATACTTTTCTCATACGAGCCTAAACGGCCAGTCGCCATTTGACCGGTTAGCAAATGCTGGCATCTCCTACCGTACCGCAGGAGAGAATTTAGCCAAGGGGCAAATCAGTGCAATTTTTGCCCATGAAGGATTAATGAATTCATCTGGACACCGCCGTAACATCGTCAATGAAAATTATCAACGGTTAGGTGTGGGAGTCGCATTTGAAGGGAACGTCCCATACTTCACAGAAAAATTTTATACACCGTAA
- a CDS encoding L,D-transpeptidase family protein produces the protein MKKLFVFALLLVGILHVSDVSEAATNKQLLIINKATNELAFFDRGELVKTFPVGTGRSQELTPEGTFPIVNKIKNRPYYTDGIPGGDPRNPLGDRWLGLDARGTYGTTYAIHGNNNPSSIGNYVSAGCIRMHNDDIHWLFDRVERYTNAVILTSQKSFEEIARDHGYPLLPPIELVIDGEKQAFQQPPVLVNGRVLAPLRGVFEQLGATVYWEQATQTVRATRDDTTVSLTVGSKRATINDRVVELDVPAQTRNNHTLVPVRFISEAFGASIEWNQAERQLKVTSPKAPPEPKVEPIDVVINGNEKSFTQQPFLESGTTMVPLRGIFEELGAVLQWDQATQTITATKGGTVVELTIAKTNAYVNGEVIELRQPAQNVKGHTVVPLRFISEALGAQVVWNQAEKTVYIWE, from the coding sequence GTGAAAAAACTATTTGTGTTTGCATTGTTACTAGTCGGGATACTTCATGTGAGCGATGTTTCTGAGGCGGCTACGAATAAACAATTATTGATTATTAATAAAGCGACAAATGAACTAGCCTTTTTTGACCGGGGCGAACTAGTAAAGACGTTCCCAGTTGGGACTGGTCGGAGTCAGGAGTTAACCCCTGAAGGGACGTTTCCGATCGTCAATAAAATAAAAAATCGTCCTTATTATACGGATGGCATACCAGGTGGCGATCCGCGAAATCCATTAGGCGATCGTTGGCTCGGTTTAGATGCACGTGGTACATATGGCACAACTTATGCGATTCATGGCAACAACAATCCGAGTTCGATAGGTAATTATGTCAGTGCAGGATGTATTCGTATGCATAATGATGACATTCACTGGTTGTTTGATCGTGTCGAGCGATATACAAATGCAGTAATCCTCACGTCTCAAAAATCATTTGAAGAGATTGCTAGAGACCATGGATATCCGCTTTTACCACCAATTGAACTCGTCATCGATGGTGAAAAGCAAGCATTTCAGCAGCCACCTGTACTTGTCAATGGCCGCGTGTTAGCGCCGTTACGAGGCGTTTTTGAGCAACTTGGTGCAACGGTGTATTGGGAGCAGGCGACGCAAACGGTTAGGGCAACGAGGGACGATACAACGGTGTCATTAACTGTAGGGTCAAAGCGAGCAACGATTAATGATCGGGTGGTGGAACTCGATGTTCCGGCACAAACTCGAAACAATCACACACTTGTACCGGTTCGTTTTATAAGTGAAGCGTTTGGTGCTTCGATTGAGTGGAATCAAGCTGAGCGACAATTGAAGGTCACATCACCAAAAGCACCACCAGAGCCGAAAGTTGAGCCAATCGATGTCGTTATTAACGGAAACGAGAAGAGCTTTACGCAGCAGCCATTTTTAGAAAGCGGCACAACAATGGTTCCGCTTCGAGGTATTTTTGAAGAGTTAGGTGCAGTGTTGCAATGGGATCAAGCAACGCAAACCATTACCGCTACAAAAGGGGGAACGGTTGTTGAGTTGACGATTGCAAAAACAAACGCCTATGTCAATGGTGAGGTGATTGAGCTCCGCCAACCAGCGCAAAACGTTAAAGGTCATACGGTCGTGCCGTTACGTTTCATAAGTGAAGCGCTAGGTGCGCAAGTAGTTTGGAATCAAGCAGAAAAGACGGTTTATATTTGGGAGTAA